The DNA region ACATCTTCTATTCTTCAAtcctatataataaaataatatatccaacatattaaataatatattaactcaAAACCGCAGTAAACTAACCACCAACGGCAAATCAACCGGCACAAACTACAATCACCTACAATCACAATCACTGGATCTCcaacaaattccaaatccaaaaacctcaatgaaagagggggaaaaaaaaaaaaaaccccccaaaaTCTTCAACAAACACCGTTGGCCCACTACAGCCACAAACATCGTCGCCCACTACAGCCACAAAACTCAACCAACCGCCGCCACAACCACAACACCACCACCGGTCCAAAATCCCAACCCAACTGATCAATCAATGACCCAAAACCCACACATCAAAACCCATCTCAATTCTCACACCCACGACCCAATTAAGAGATTCGAAGGTCGGTGGGCGGTGGCGAGGGCTGTGGAGGTCAGTGGCGAGGGCTGTGGAGGTTGGCGGCGAGAGATCTTGAGCAATCTTGAGCAGGGAGGAGAGggaagagatagagagtgacagagagagaagaaatgagaGACCTGGCGTGGGAGGTCGGCGACGAAGGATGTGGAGGTTGGCGGCGAGGTGAAGTGGTGAGATATCTTGAGCAAAGATGCTATAGAGATCTTGAGCAGTGAGGATTGAGAGGGAAGAGATAGAGTTTGACGGAGAGAGAAGAAAtcagagagaagagaaaagaagaaagtgacgagagaggagagagcaaagagaataaaaaaatatttttaattataacacATCTGTCCGTACGCTCTCATATTTGAGAGTGTATTGTAGCATATCTCaaaaatttgacacatttaGCACACCTCATGATGCTCTGTTTTTGGTGTTTAGGTGTGCCAAATGtcaaatttttgatatttgGCACATTTACATTACCTGATGAGAGTGCTctaattattttgaatgtttGAAGAGGTTTCAAACCTTGTGAACGGttttataaaacattttgatTCTCCGTATGTgccttttgatgaaatataacccTATAGGTATAAATAGAGGCCTATGTTTACTTGAAATAGTAAGTTagagagaaacacaagaaatcctgTGATTATTCTCCAGAATTGTTATTTGTAAAACTCAacaatttgattgtattttgaaGACAAGTTTGTGATAACCCTTTAACAATAAGAGTGTAGGggaaaatattgtctaaggataaTAATTTTGTGCTTTCAAGTTATCTATTTCCATTTGTCTTTTGAGTTACCTTATTCTTCCTTTATTACTTTGTGTATTATTCTCAACCAAAAGTCCCAAGAACttgttccttaaaaaagaaaagaaaagaaaagaaataagtcTCAGGAATATTTACATAACACAAGTCTTTGTTATTTCATTATGTCTGTACATCTTGGAagttgcttttctttttttcttatttttttgggacTAGATCAAAAGAACCTTTACATAGCTAATATAAGTGATGTTCAAGAGGGTCAAATTACCTGCATGTAGCTGCGATCCGCTTCCAGTTCCTTGGCTAATCTTTGCCTATCCAGGCTTATCTGAGTTGGCTCAACCCCAAAGTGCACACGAAACATTGACCTTAATATATTTAGATCTTGTAGGATGATACGTGTTCTCCACGATACTCCCTACTAGTGAATTCATATTAAGCTCAACAAACTTCACTTTCTCTAAATTTTGAAGACATATGATTCCGAGAAGAtatagggtccatttggatagaacttattttgttgaaactgaaaactgaaaacactgtagcaaaataatttttaaatgtgtgaatagtgctatgagacccatttttaatgaaaaattagcTAAATAGAATTTGTGGGACCCGTAAACAGTGCACTATTCACAGTGGAAAAGTCAAAGTTgcggccaaaaaaaaaagaaagaaggagaaaacGCAACATTGAAAACGCAGACTTGAGATAATttctatccaaacacattcaTATTAGCACATaatattcaataaataaatcattctctctctctctctctctctctctctctctctctctctctctctctctctctctatatatatatatatatatatgagttagtTCAAGTTATACCTGATGTAACTTAAAATTAcactattcaatattttttaattgaatgcaaattttgacaaatcaaccgttggattatattatctttgtatattctctatgcttgtaaaattttaaggtgattaaagatcaataactatgttatcaatcaattatttaaattcaagttaatgtaatttaaaataatatataaaagatgagattatggatcaaatggaaaataacatctgattattataaaatttggcatgcatgttaataACATATAATCCATGTAATCTAATGGcgagatttttaaaatatgagttCAATAGCAAGTTATTAGGTGATGTAACACTACTTatagttacacctggtgtataTCTACTAGAGTTATGCACATTTTTTATACTGTAGATTTCTAAGTgatctaatggttaaaaaaaatcattaaatattATTGCCTTTTATCTTATTGATATTACCTAATTAATACTAAcattctctcttcctctccttatttattgttGCTTTGCACTTGATCCAAAACTTCAAATGTGAGCCTATCATATGCTaaacaaaatatcatatttttttttgaattgccTGATAAATTATCAGCATTTTAACAAAGGCATAAAAAACGATATATGAATAAAATATCAATACcgcttttccaaaaaaattatatgtgaTGGTAGACGAAGCAGTTcatatctaaaaatatattttcctcaaaaagaaatctaaaaaaatatgttaagcTTGAACTTTCGCtataaattttaagttattCGAAATAATATCTTCCATTAATCATTGTTTATTTATCCTTTATAAGAACAGATTTTTATATCGTATGGAGGACCAAAGCATGAGCAGGGATAATTATCGTTGCATTTGCAAtgcaaaaactttttttaaaaaagcagCAGATTACTTTTGAGTtcaattgtatatataattgtataaattttatttcaaataatttaattttatcatcaaatatttgtttaatttctcTTTTAGGATGAACCATTTGTAAGACAAGTTATTGAAAATGGCATGTGCCCTTTAATAAAGTGAAAAACAATATAcaagaatagagaaaaagatgtcaagttataaaatttagtaactttttttaaCTATAAGATCTCTTAGAAATTTACggtgtaaaaaaatataaacttatgaGCTAATTAATATATCTGTTCAAAAATCACATCAGGTAGATGGCTAATTATAAAAGAGACCATGGGGCACTCACGAGGAGTACCGAACTGTCAACTTTACCTTTTCTATCAGATTTGTAttcatttcttttgttttgttgagaaagaaattaagtGGAAAGGAAATGTAACTTGTACTAATTTATGGATAATTTATAGTGATTTATATAtaagaatcaatttttttctcatattatttgaaaatttctgTAAATAATGTATTACATAATTAcatcaacaaattaatttttatatgcaTATTTTACGGTGATGTGAGTTACACCCCCTCACATTATTATATGCATACCGTGATGTGCAAAAATACTTTACATTTTCATGTGATAAATGATATACCTTCTCTTAATTAGGAAGATGGTTTTTTGGTAGAGTCTGGTGGCAAATTTCAATCCATCCCCATTTTCCATCAccccatattatattatattatattatgttataatattATCCATTATTTTCACCACACCATGCAAATAAAGGAAGTGTTCCATTTGCCATCGATCTTTCAATGTTTCCCCATCAAACATACCCTTTTAGCCATATCTACTTCCTTCTTCAAAATTATTATCCTGGAAGTAGGACAGTATTTCGTTTAGTACAgcagctatatatatatatatatacacgatcctctcaatttttgaaattttctaagattgcatgtatattttttactcttttcaAACAAAAATCTCTCCAAGCctagttgataaaaaaaaaaaaaaaaaaaatctgtcgAAGTTAAAGGAATTGACATAATAGTTAAGAGAATagtcttgttttgttttgtttgtttttttcaaacCATCCCAAAACGTTACTTATAATTATTGATGTCCTAAGAATCGTACCACAATTATTGTTGATGCTATATATACATCGATCATGTAACAGAAAGAGCCAAGCGGGGGTCGGGAAATTTTACATTCTTCCCACTTCCCAGATCTGTCTTAAAGTGATGGAGACAAGAAATTAGAGGATAAGATCGATGGGGCCTTGAAGAAATTATATGGATTACTATGTATGTGCCACCTCACCCAACATAATGTGGATTCTTACTAATCCACAGCAGTCGGTCACAAATCCCAATCATTTAAGTTGAAATTAAACAACTAATCCAATACCGTTGCTAAGCTAGGTTTATTATTAATTGAGCTTATCATTAGGTATGGATAGGTCGCCATATATACCAAATATTCTCTAATAACGGTGCATGGtttaatttgtaattgttttttgaCTGGTTTTACTAAAGATATGttacaatagaaaaaaaaaaaagaaaaaaaaaataatgataccTTGCGAGATAGATGTTGCCGAAGGAACCTTTGTCCTTGGACCCTGTTTTGGAAAACCAGCCTTGCATGCAAGGTAAAATTCATAAACCGAAATAGTTTTCATTCTAATCCAATTTCTTATAGTTAATTTGCtgcaaaatatgtttttcttcaATGATATGGGATGAAAATGTTGAACATTCGAGCCTTTAGAATTTGGGTTTCCATCTGCTCAGGTGATGTTAACATGATCAAATTCTCAAAACCCTAGTTACTAGGTCCATTTTTCTGATAACAACATACGTTTTTATTGATTGTGACATGTTTAGATGTTATACCTTGTTTGCATGACATAAACTCATGGCAATTAATGATGTTCTAGATTGCAAATTTAGGTTGAGCGGAATAGGTGGCAAACACTTCATTTCAAAATGTAGCCTCCGAACTTAAATTATTGGTTTTAGACTAAGttttatttatgtgatttttatcttttttagaaTATAACTAGGAATTGAAGCATTGTAAATTCTTAGAATGCAATGAGGAATTAACGTTGCTATTTCTCTTAGCTGCGTGATGCAAGATTTGGCGGGTGATTCTCTCTACTTCAGTTAGAtcaacttcaaaattttaagtgatgTGGTTAGtgaatcaaaaaaatttatggaggGCTTGGATTTGATGAGAACAATGCTCGAATGGTAATGAAAATAATGTCGGAAGGTGACATTATTGAGGGAAACACCGAAAAATGATAAGAGAGATTCCTAAAACCTGGGCTCCATTAATAGCATGTTAAAAAAGGGGGcaaaagagaaaattaattaaagtagtgtagagagagaaagtggcATCAAGAGGGTTAATGTAGTTCAATTTGATAATCAACTTTCATAATGGCTCACAACGAAAAGCATAAGCAACTacatttttattctatttaattGCATGTTACAATGGACCAAATGTAgggtatatataaaaatatgtgttggttttaatattataaacataaaaCCACAATAGCCCATGGTATTACAATACTACAATAAATAATGGTTTTTACAAAAAGCATTATCTGCATATCCATGGTAATAACGACTTTATAGTACTTTCTTGATATGTTTTAACagcaggaaaaacaaaacaatttgaGACTTGGAAAGTAACTCACCAACATATCTTTCTTTACACGCCTTTTTCCTCCACCAGGtctttaaattgattctttttgggATAATTTTGGACACGAgcagaggaaaaaagaaattcaaactaGTCTTAGGAATGGATAGAGACCATTTCATgattaagatatatttttgacAAACTTAAAAGTGTACTTGGTATTACATCATTTAAATTCTCATTCCACTAAACAAGAGTTCAAAATTAATAACTGATTTCAAAAGAAATCACCTATACATTGAGATATGCAACAATTAAATGGTTAATTAATTTCATATACAAATGACAAGGATCTTATCTCCTTTATTCTGCTCATCAATCATCCAAGAGGGTTTTAGGCTATGTTTATTGCaacataaaatgttttattatagaaaatattttaagtgaaaaatgattttagggcaaatgatttattttcaattgtttggtTATGATTGAAACATTAATTTTCTAGGATTCTGTAACACCAAGCAAACGGTGGCAATAATAGTTGGTGATTGATGAGAGTCGAGGAGGTTAGTGGACGGCCGTCTATTGGTGGTCAACTAAATGACAGGTAGCCAGTCATGGTTAAGATAAAAACAAGGTCGAGTGGTAGACAATGGCCGATGGTTAATGGTGATGATGGCTGAAACTTGGGGATTGTGGGCAAGCCAACCTCGATAGAAGAAGGTAATAGGTATAAACCACCgtttttgtgtaatttttcgTTGATCACAGGACATGTATTATTGGCTGAATTCAGAATTCAAATTTAGGATTCATTTGAGTTTTGAAAGGCCAAACCTATGACCTTAAGTTTTGGAAGATTGCGACAAGTTGTCTATATTCTCTTGCCATTTTGTGAGGTAGATTGATAATGCAGGTCGTCAGATATTTGTTGAAGtggttttaattatattaattgttTAAGCCATTGGAAATCTTGTTGATTCCGCTGACTTAGAGTCTAGAACATGTTCGCAGGATTAATAATCTGAATTCAGATGCGGATCATCAGGGGATTTGATTTATAATGCTTATACTATAGCTCAACTTGTTTTTGGTATGTAATTGTGAAACATGTAGTTGGATTGGATAGAggacactttttttatttttttatttttggtaagtAATTAGGATAAGGAGGAAACACATGAATATGAAGTGGGTGAGCCAACCTCAGCCAATAATACAGCTCTAATTTTTGACCTTATCCGAAGCAGTGGCATTCTTGTTagtgtaatatatataaaatttcaaagaCGGCTAATTAATCATCATGTATGCATGTTCATGTAATTCCATTGGTTCATTCCATTCAAGCTGCAAATCGATAAAGTCAACCGATTTTATATGAATACTTATCGTGCAAGGAATAATAACTTCAATTAGTATGATCGAGTTGGGGGCAGTACCATTAATTATTTTCAACCAACGAGCACTGCAAGTGGTAGATTCTAGTATTGTATACCGTACGTTTTAAAGTGCCTAATTACGTTAAACTTTAGTtgggattaaaataaaaaaaaaaaaaaaaacccaagagAAGGTCAAATGAAGTGATAGGTATTGTTTTGGACATACATGCATGTTAACTCTTCGAAGAGACGTGGATTTCGAGGCTATATATAGTTTTGCCTTGCCCTTAAGTAAAGTTAAGTAAAGTTTAAGTCGGTTTgttatacaattttaaattcacattgttgaagcagaatatcgtcaGTTGAGGAAGGTTCGTCCAGATGAATACCAGTCGGTGGGAGTCCGTCCAGACGATAACTGTGTCACTCCTGCGAATAAGATAAGTTTCTTTActtggtcaccggtgtggtgcctgccacaacacctccgatgccaaagttagcccaaaaagaaaataaaatttttataaaggaATTACTTTGTTCTTTATGCAATTGTGTCCCCCTTATGTGGATGGTGCTTCTCctttatatacctttttttttggtgtctagCCGTTGCGGCATTAATTCCTGACTTAATGGTGCTCCTGGCCGAGTAATGGTTCTTTAATATGTTTCCAACGGTCTACCCAGCTGGCGTCGTAATCGCTCGAGGCATTGCTGCTGGCATTGAATCATTTTGGTGCCTTCGTCAGTGACGTGGCAATATTTCTCTCGTCATGGGGGTATAGGTCGTCTGTAGCATTATACCCGTCTGTGAGCCATTCTCGTCattcccatcagatgcccctgGATCATGTGGTCGACGTGACACGTCACGTCGTCCATAGGATGCGAATCGTCCGAATACGTCGTCCACAGAATGCGAATCGTTTGAGCTGCAGATGACTTTTGGGGTTTCGTGCTGTAATAAAGGCGTAGTGGTGGCGCCATTCTAGTTGTTGCCACGTGGCGCTTACTGGTGGGTGCAGTTACTGTTTCTTTTGTgcgacccttgggtttcccgctaATTTGCGGTTTTTTTCTGGGCTTTGTTTAAAAACTTCcacttttcctcttcttttttgtttctcatctTCTAAAATTTCTTGTTGGTGCTCTTTCCTATTCCTTCGATTTTCTCTGTGAACTAGTGCGCTTTCTCCATTTCTCCAAAGCTGGTGCAAGGCAGGGTTCTCTAGCTTCTCTATCCGAGGTatgttcttcctttctttttccttttcttttcttcttccctttttttttttttttttttttttttttttttaataatgagaTTCTAATGCCCCCTTTTTccctctttcccttttctttttttttttttgcttctttggtCTTTCTATGATAGATAGTTCTGAGGTTTGGGTTATTTGTCCTTTAGTTTCTTTCCTTTTCGCGCGCTTAGGAGGGTTTGTAGGAGTTTCCCCAAACCTTGAGGGTTTTGTCTCAGAGGGTAACGGTTTGGGAGTAGTGGTGACCAATTTGTTGCCATTGCTTCGTCTATCCGTCAATTGGTTGGGGAATTTGTTAAGGGAGTGGGAAGAGATGTCTGAGGTGAGGACTAGTGAGCTTGAGACCGGGTTGTCATCTAGTGACGACCCAGTGGGGGGAGATACTGCCGTCTCTTCCTTCCGGGAGGTCAGGGCTTTCCACGCCCTTAGAGAGGTATGTGGGCTGGATTCTGAGACTTTAGGTCGATTTAGGGAAAGATTTCAGTTCCCGGAGCGGGTTAGGGTTCGTTTACCATCCAAGGAGGATCGGGCTTGTCATTCTTTCCCTGGGGAGGTCTGTTTTTATGAGTCTTCCTTTATCTGCGGGTTGAGGCTCCCGGTCCATCCCTTTTTTATGGAGTTGTTAGATCGTTACGGCATTGCTCCGGGGCAACTTATGCCTAACTCCTGGAGAATACTGGTCAGCTGTATGGGAATATGGCTGGCCGCTACGGACGGTGGAGAGCTTAGGGTGGACGAGCTCACCTATTTGTACCGTCTGAAGGAGTCTAAAGAGTTCGGGCACTATGAGTTAGTCCCATGGGAAAAGAGGACCAGGATCGTCCGAAATCTACCCTTGTCTTTCAGGTACTGGAAATCCCGGTTCTTCTTTGTGTCGGGGGACGATTTTGAAACCCCCTCTGAAGGGGTTTGGGGTGAACTCCCGAGGCTATCTCGTCAATGGAGGACCCCAAACTTAGGTGCGTCATTACTTATTCCCGTCACCCGAGTTTCGTTGAACTtgactttctctctttttttttttttaaacttctctGTTCATTGTTTTGTGCAGTAAAAAGGCGTCCTAAGCTCAAGAGCAGATATAAGGAACGTGTGGAGAAGGCGATCGAGTACGCGCGGACAATTGAGGATTGGGACGACCTTGTAGATCCGCGCACTCTCGCGTTTGATTGCCTCGGCCCCGAACCTTCTGCTTTCGTCTTGCGTAACCTCAGGATTGAAggcaaaaaaagtaattttcgccTCGTGTATTTCTTTCTcatgtatgttttttttatatatatatgttcctTTCTTGCAGAGATGACGACCAAATTTAACAAAGGCATGTATGACAAGATGAGAGCAAAAAAGGACGAACCTTTATCCCACCTCGGGAAGAAGGTGGTACGCATTACCGGGAAGGGCCCTCCGGTTACTTCTGCGGCTTCTGTCACGCACCTCGCCTCCGGGACTGACACGACGAGGTCAGCCTCTCCTGCTGCCTCTATCGAGGAGATCCCCACTCCTGCTTCTAAGAAGCAGCGAACTTCAGACAAGGGGAAGGAGAAAGTTGATTCCCGTTCGTCATCAATCTGGGACGACGAGAAACTTGCTGTGGACAAAGCTCGTGAGGTGGTGACGGCGGAGGACTTGAGGGTCCTCTCAGGCTCATCAGCAAAGGACCTTGTGGATTGTCATTTGCACAAGCTGGTCCAGGTAAGCCCTTGTGTCATTTTTGCTTCATATGCCCGTTCACTTCTTCCTtctcccctctttttttttttttgaatgtgacCTCCCTGTGTGTTCTACAGGTGTTGGGGGAGAGTATTCATCTTTCCTCTGAGTATTTAGCTCAGGAGGCCAAGGTCGAGTCTGCTTTATCGTAGATATCGGTCTTGGAGATGGATAATTCAAagctgaagaaggagcttataAC from Castanea sativa cultivar Marrone di Chiusa Pesio chromosome 6, ASM4071231v1 includes:
- the LOC142641480 gene encoding uncharacterized protein LOC142641480 isoform X1; translated protein: MIDSSEVWVICPLVSFLFARLGGFVGVSPNLEGFVSEGNGLGVVVTNLLPLLRLSVNWLGNLLREWEEMSEVRTSELETGLSSSDDPVGGDTAVSSFREVRAFHALREVCGLDSETLGRFRERFQFPERVRVRLPSKEDRACHSFPGEVCFYESSFICGLRLPVHPFFMELLDRYGIAPGQLMPNSWRILVSCMGIWLAATDGGELRVDELTYLYRLKESKEFGHYELVPWEKRTRIVRNLPLSFRYWKSRFFFVSGDDFETPSEGVWGELPRLSRQWRTPNLVKRRPKLKSRYKERVEKAIEYARTIEDWDDLVDPRTLAFDCLGPEPSAFVLRNLRIEGKKSNFRLVYFFLMYVFFIYICSFLAEMTTKFNKGMYDKMRAKKDEPLSHLGKKVVRITGKGPPVTSAASVTHLASGTDTTRSASPAASIEEIPTPASKKQRTSDKGKEKVDSRSSSIWDDEKLAVDKAREVVTAEDLRVLSGSSAKDLVDCHLHKLVQVLGESIHLSSEYLAQEAKVESALS
- the LOC142641480 gene encoding uncharacterized protein LOC142641480 isoform X2; the encoded protein is MIDSSEVWVICPLVSFLFARLGGFVGVSPNLEGFVSEGNGLGVVVTNLLPLLRLSVNWLGNLLREWEEMSEVRTSELETGLSSSDDPVGGDTAVSSFREVRAFHALREVCGLDSETLGRFRERFQFPERVRVRLPSKEDRACHSFPGEVCFYESSFICGLRLPVHPFFMELLDRYGIAPGQLMPNSWRILVSCMGIWLAATDGGELRVDELTYLYRLKESKEFGHYELVPWEKRTRIVRNLPLSFRYWKSRFFFVSGDDFETPSEGVWGELPRLSRQWRTPNLVKRRPKLKSRYKERVEKAIEYARTIEDWDDLVDPRTLAFDCLGPEPSAFVLRNLRIEGKKKMTTKFNKGMYDKMRAKKDEPLSHLGKKVVRITGKGPPVTSAASVTHLASGTDTTRSASPAASIEEIPTPASKKQRTSDKGKEKVDSRSSSIWDDEKLAVDKAREVVTAEDLRVLSGSSAKDLVDCHLHKLVQVLGESIHLSSEYLAQEAKVESALS
- the LOC142641480 gene encoding uncharacterized protein LOC142641480 isoform X3 gives rise to the protein MSEVRTSELETGLSSSDDPVGGDTAVSSFREVRAFHALREVCGLDSETLGRFRERFQFPERVRVRLPSKEDRACHSFPGEVCFYESSFICGLRLPVHPFFMELLDRYGIAPGQLMPNSWRILVSCMGIWLAATDGGELRVDELTYLYRLKESKEFGHYELVPWEKRTRIVRNLPLSFRYWKSRFFFVSGDDFETPSEGVWGELPRLSRQWRTPNLVKRRPKLKSRYKERVEKAIEYARTIEDWDDLVDPRTLAFDCLGPEPSAFVLRNLRIEGKKSNFRLVYFFLMYVFFIYICSFLAEMTTKFNKGMYDKMRAKKDEPLSHLGKKVVRITGKGPPVTSAASVTHLASGTDTTRSASPAASIEEIPTPASKKQRTSDKGKEKVDSRSSSIWDDEKLAVDKAREVVTAEDLRVLSGSSAKDLVDCHLHKLVQVLGESIHLSSEYLAQEAKVESALS